The Papaver somniferum cultivar HN1 chromosome 3, ASM357369v1, whole genome shotgun sequence genome includes a region encoding these proteins:
- the LOC113360391 gene encoding uncharacterized protein LOC113360391 — MINAIILNDPSKGEWFLSCLYGTPYKEDQVEQWEYIKDLSKAVNIPWVVLGDLNITLDGNERVNHASSSSNSSITQLVREADLMDLGFNGNPFTWTSNKHGTDVSLTHVTQNGSDRTPILLQLYHNLSVKGKNWKFFENWLHNSTCATEIENSWTIDVSGSTTFVFMNKLINTRKQLSLWKKNTFGHIQRTISQLKDQMTSLQQSDINGSNTHKLLQLEDEIAKWDDIKSSFWRQQVKDKFHGEMDMNTKYFHTRANMRRSRNKIDSLLDPDGTW, encoded by the exons ATGATTAATGCTATAATTCTGAATGATCCCTCTAAGGGAGAATGGTTCCTCTCTTGTTTATATGGTACCCCTTATAAAGAAGACCAAGTAGAACAATGGGAATACATTAAAGATCTTAGTAAAGCTGTTAACATCCCATGGGTTGTTTTAGGAGATTTAAATATTACTCTTGATGGAAATGAAAGAGTAAATCATGCTTCCTCTTCAAGTAATAGTAGTATTACTCAATTGGTAAGAGAAGCAGATCTCATGGACTTAGGATTTAATGGAAATCCCTTTACTTGGACAAGCAATAAACATGGAACTG ATGTTAGTTTAACTCATGTTACTCAAAATGGCTCTGACCGTACTCCAATCCTGTTACAGTTATATCATAACTTATCTGTCAAAGGTAAAAACTGGAAATTCTTTGAAAACTGGCTTCATAATTCTACTTGtgcaactgaaattgaaaattcttggacTATTGATGTGTCTGGTTCTACAACATTTGTTTTTATGAATAAACTTATCAATACTAGAAAGCAGCTATCATTATGGAAAAAGAATACCTTTGGTCATATTCAAAGAACTATTTCTCAATTAAAGGATCAGATGACTTCTTTACAACAGTCTGATATCAATGGAAGTAACACTCATAAATTACTTCAGTTAGAAGATGAAATAGCAAAATGGGATGATATTAAGTCTAGTTTTTGGAGACAGCAGGTCAAGGATAAATTTCATGGTGAAATGGATATGAATACCAAGTATTTTCACACTAGGGCTAATATGAGAAGGTCTAGAAATAAAATTGACAGTCTATTAGATCCTGATGGTACTTGGTGA